One region of Mus musculus strain C57BL/6J chromosome 3, GRCm38.p6 C57BL/6J genomic DNA includes:
- the Car2 gene encoding carbonic anhydrase 2 has translation MSHHWGYSKHNGPENWHKDFPIANGDRQSPVDIDTATAQHDPALQPLLISYDKAASKSIVNNGHSFNVEFDDSQDNAVLKGGPLSDSYRLIQFHFHWGSSDGQGSEHTVNKKKYAAELHLVHWNTKYGDFGKAVQQPDGLAVLGIFLKIGPASQGLQKVLEALHSIKTKGKRAAFANFDPCSLLPGNLDYWTYPGSLTTPPLLECVTWIVLREPITVSSEQMSHFRTLNFNEEGDAEEAMVDNWRPAQPLKNRKIKASFK, from the exons ATGTCCCACCACTGGGGATACAGCAAGCACAACG GACCAGAGAACTGGCACAAGGACTTCCCCATTGCCAATGGAGACCGGCAGTCCCCTGTGGACATTGACACAGCAACTGCCCAGCATGACCCTGCCCTACAGCCTCTGCTCATATCTTATGATAAAGCTGCGTCCAAGAGCATTGTCAACAACGGCCACTCCTTTAACGTTGAGTTTGATGACTCTCAGGACAATGCAG TGCTGAAAGGAGGACCCCTCAGTGACTCCTACAGATTGATCCAGTTTCACTTTCACTGGGGCTCATCTGATGGCCAGGGCTCTGAGCACACtgtgaacaaaaaaaaatatgctgcAGAG CTTCACTTGGTTCACTGGAACACCAaatatggggactttggaaaagCTGTGCAGCAACCGGATGGATTGGCTGTTTTGGGTATTTTTTTGAAG ATTGGACCTGCCTCACAAGGCCTTCAGAAAGTCCTTGAAGCACTGCATTCCATTAAAACAAAG GGGAAGCGTGCGGCCTTTGCTAACTTCGATCCTTGCTCCCTTCTTCCTGGAAACTTGGACTACTGGACATACCCTGGCTCTCTGACCACTCCGCCTCTGCTGGAATGTGTGACCTGGATCGTGCTCAGGGAGCCCATTACTGTCAGCAGCGAGCAG ATGTCTCATTTCCGTACGCTGAACTTCAATGAGGAGGGGGATGCTGAAGAAGCGATGGTGGACAACTGGCGTCCAGCTCAGCCGCTAAAGAATAGAAAGATCAAAGCGTCCTTTAAGTAA